TGTTAGGGGACAATTTATTTATCTTTTTTTATCTTAACTCCGAACTCGAATTATTGCCCCTTGCCCTTTCTTTTGACTTTTTGAGATCAAAAAAGCCCTCGATAACGTACAAATAAGAGAATAGCCGCCCATGAACCTAAAGCAACTTTTAAAGCTACAATAATATTTAAAAGAGGGATCGAGCCTCCACTAATAAGATAACCTAAGTTACCATGAGGTAATTCTATACCAGTTAAAGTTGCGATCGCAAGAATAATAAATAATAAAACAGATACTTTTTCTAAGGTTGCGGCAGAAAATCGTTTATAAACTTTCTCCATCGTTTGAGATGAAGATGTAATCGCTATTAAGCCAATAGCTGTGCCTCCTGCCACTCCTGCGGCGAATCCGCCCCCCGGACTTAAATGACCTCTTATCGCTAATTCCGTGGTGACAAGGGCGGTTATAGTCGCCCCTAATCTAGCTAAAACGATAGATGGTTGATCTGTAAATTGATAAACTACAGTAGTGGGCTGTTCATTAGACAGCAAAAACCCGACTCCTAAAATAGCAATAGTAAATACAATCACTTCAAAAATGGTGTCGTAAAGACGGTTGCGAAATATAATTCCTGATACAGCATTAGGTACACCTGTATCTTCAACAACCATTTCAACAATGGACATTTCCGACAATTCCGCCATGGTATTGGGCATAACTAAGATTTTTATAAACATTGCCAAACTAGCAATTATGTATAGTATTTTCATGGTTTTTACCCTTGCTTAAATAGTTTTAATAAATATTAATTAGCGTTATTTTTTACGTATTCTAAATATTGATCTTGGTTTTCTTTTATATCCATTTGATAGCCAATTAGTAATTGCTCTGATTTTATTCCCTGTTGAAGAATATCAAATAGTCTTTTTGTGCGTATATTTAGCAAATATTTTTTATCTAATTGATTACTTGTTAAAATATAACCATGAATTTTCTTATCATTAAAAGAATTTTTTAATAGTTCCTGCTCAGAATAATAAACTAATTCTAATCGTAAATAAAAATTATTAATAACTTGTTTAATTTGATTTTTTATATTGTCAAAATTAGGGTCTTTTTCTGTATTTTTTTTATCCTCCTGAATTACTCCTAAACGCATCACAAAAGATGATCTAACAGCAATAATATATAAAGCAACCCCTAACATTGTTCCCATTAAACCTTCTGTTAAAGCTACATCTGCCGCCCCTAAAATGATATAGCTCAAAACTGCGATCGCACCTAAAATTCCTCTAATTACTAAGGCTTGATAAGGATTAACTTGAATCATTAACATTAATGCAGAAATGGGCAGTAAAGCCATAATCAAATAAATATATAAATTATCCATTTAACTTTTTCCCCTCTTGATTTCGACTACAATAAGCTAAGACATAACCGAGCATTGTGTTCCATAAAGTTAAAGAAATTATTGCTAAAATTAATAATGGTAATTCGCTAGGAATTTTCAAAGCTAAGGCAAAAACAATTAAAATTGAACCTAAAGTGTCAGCTACAGATAAACTATGTAATTTATACAAAACGGAACGTTTATCTAATATTTGAATTGTTCCCCATAACCAAAAAACTAAACCAATTACCATAAAAAAATACGTAAGAAAGTCCATACTTTATTAATAATTATACAGATTTTAAATATAGTTTAAATGAATTAAGTAAAAATGAAAAATAGAAATAATTGATTGAAAGAATCAGAAAATTAAATTACCCAGATATATACAAAGATTAAAATAATTTACAATAAATTAATTGAAGATAAAAGAATAAAAATAATTAGTTAATGCAAATTTAATATTAAACATAAATGATTTAGTTAGCCTCTTCAATGTTAGTTAATAGATTTTATTTTTTGGCTCTTTTACAGTTGCTATGGTAAATTAACAAAAAATAATTGCTATAAGCTATGTAAATTAAGAGATTAACGATAACAAAAAATTAATTGTTATAAATTAATATTTATTATTTAACCTGACACCTGCCACCTGCCGCCTGACACCTTTTCCTAACCAATAATTTATATACTCACAGTAAGAGAGCCTATTTTTTTTATAATTTCAAACGTTTTAAAAGATGAGCTAATAACATTAAACCAGCATTACCTATAGTTAAAATAAGAACGCCAACAACTCCCATCATCCAATCATCTTTAAACACAGAAATAGCTAAAATCATGATAGATGCTTTAGTGGAAATGCTACTAACCGCTAACATTCTTTGCCATATATCCTCATTTTGCCATGCTTGATAAATGGGTATTAATAGGATTAAAAACATCGAAATAATAACAATATTCATCTCTTAAATAAAATAATAAATTGAGTAAATATTAATCGGTCAATAATTGTTTTCTGTCAATTCTGTGAACTTCGTACCATCCTTCTTTGTGATATTTGACAACAACAGTTTTGGGCGTAAAAGTAATAAAAAATATGTCCAAAAAAATTAGTAAAGGCGATCGCCCCGCAGGTACTTTTTCCATATTTAATCCCTCATAACGATGGGGAAAAAGCATAATTTCCAGAGCTTCCCAGTAGGCTTGAGGAAAAACGATCAACATTTTCGCTAATATCTTTAACCATTCTTTTATATCTGCTAAACCAATTCTCGGCTTTGGTAAGATAAATGCGATCGCAACTCCAATCATAATATTTGCCGGACTCAAATCAGAAGTCAGTAAAAACCATATTCCTAGCCGAAATATAAGATGCAGTATCATTGACCCTTGTTAAGAAAAAAGTTTTATAGTTAATAGTCAATCATTATATATCATGAAATAGAAAATAGTCTATAATTAAAATGCCGAGAAAAAGAATTGAAATTTGCTTTATATATGTTTTTGTGTGTTCTCATTTTCAAAAATTAATTGAAAATCATGACAGGATCAAGTAAAATGCAGTAATCTAAAATATGAAATCAAGCAATTCTTAAGTTAATAATTCATGGAGACGCAGGAATTTAGCGACACTTTCTCCTTATTTCACAATCTCAACACAGAAACTCTCGAATGGGTTTTATCCATGACAGAAAATGAAAGTTACAGTGCTAACGAAGTAATTATTTCCGAGGATAATTGGGGTAAAGCAATTTATCTTATTGTCTCAGGATGGGTAAAACTAGAAAATATTTATCATCATCAAGAAAGTATCACCGTAGAAGTTACAGGCAAAGGCGGTTTAGTAGGAGAAGCGGGTATTTTAGATAGTGTCAATACCAATAGTCGTATCACTTGCATTTCCGATGTGGAATTATTAAGTATTTCTGCCCAAAGATTTTTACAAATTCTCTATCGGGATACTCAAATTCAAAATCGTTTACTGAAAATGATGGTTAAACGAGTGGCAGAATATCAAAAATATTGTCAATTTCATCGTCAAACCCCAAAAGTTAGATTGACAACAATATTAATTTCTTTAGCTGATAGATATGGTAAAGCTACAGAAAAAGGCATCAAATTATTTAATTTTGGTCGCAAAGATTTAGCCGATTTAGCTCAACTTAGTTTAGAAGAATTAGATTACATTGTTGAAAAACTAGAAACCAAAGGCTTATTAGTAGTTGAATCTGAAACTAATAGTTTATTTTTACCTAACATTAAGCAACTTCACCACATCATCGGAAAGCTAGGAAATGAGTAAAACCTGAAACCTGAAACCTACCTTAACCGATAATTTTATATCGAATTCAGGCAAGGTAATTGAAATTTTTGGGACAATTCGTGCTAAAAATTAGGGCATAAACTAGATTTTACTCGTCAGAGGCTGGGGATTTTATGTATCGTTTTCAGGTAAGTGCCCATACTAATATGGGAGAATCAATTGCCCTTCTTGGTTCAACGGCTGAATTAGGATCTTGGAGCATTTCTAATTGTATCCCATTACAAACAAAGAGCGATCGCTATCCTTTATGGTGGGCAGATGTTGACATTCCCTATACTGACTCAAAAATAGAATATAAATATCTCAAATTCTCTGCCGAAGGAGAAGTGATTTGGGAATCTTTAGGTAATGATAATCGTTGGATACCCCTTGAAAAAGAAGCAAAAGAAGCCACTTTAATTGTGGAAGATGGTTGGTTTGGACACCTACAACCCTATCCCTATGGCTATTGGGAAAAGCCTTTGATTCAAAATCCTCCCCTCAAGGATAAAAATGGTTTAAGAATTTTAGTTATCGGTAGTTCTGTTGCTATGGGCTGTAGTGCTTGGCTCTTGAAAGGATGGGCAGAATTATTAAAAGAGACTTTAGCAGATAAATATGGTCATCAATTAATTAATGTCTCCGAATTGGGAGCGAGTGTTTCTACTACCATTAAAAGATTTGAGTCGGTAGTTATTCCCCAAAAACCTGATATTGTGATTATTGCCCTTTCTCTCGGCAATGAAGGTTTTGCCTATTGTCAACCCCACGAAAGAAAAGCATTGCAACAAAGGTTTGAAAGTGGATTGCAGAGGTTAATCCAGATGACAAAGGAAATAGGTGCAATTCCTATGTTAGGCTCAGTTTATCCTCACGGTGAATATAGTGCTGAACATAATTGGTTTTTATACGATACCCATAGCCGTATGTTAAGTTGGGATGTACCTGTATTGGATTGGTTAACGGAATTGAATGATGGTAACGGGCGTTTTGCAGAAGGTTTATCTTTTGATGTAGCTCACCCCAATAGTGAGGGGCATCGGGTAATGTTTTCGGCGATTAATGTACCTATTTTTGATCTTAATAAAGAGGAAGCAGGAAAAAAAAAACTATCTCTTAAGCCGATAGATGTTTGCTTATTTGATGACCAAAAGGGTTTTAAAATAGCTTGGAGAGAAAAAAATAATAGCCTCTTATTCACAAACAATAGTAAAGTTGATTTTCAAATTAATCCTTATCGCTTAGAATTACAAGATTGCTTACAGAATAATCAATTATTAGAAAAGGGAATATATTTGGCTAATACCAGAAGGGTAGCGAATTTTTCCCTCTGGTTGGGGGAGAAGAAAACGATTGATACGATTGTCAATATCCCCCCTTCCCATGCTTTAGAATATTTACCCCTGTCGGCTTTCTTTTCTCCTGATAAGAGCGAGGTGTTATTCTATGATGGTTCATTAGGAATTTTAAAAATAGATGAAAATAATCTCTATTTAATTAATGAATCAGAACATGAATATAATGTTCAACCAATGTGGAAAGAGGTTTCTGAGGCTTTACGGGACATGAAACAAGGGGTTTATGATGATTTGCTTCATCCTGATATTCCTTTTCGCCGTATGATGTTGGGAGAAACGGGGTTAGAAAGTCGTATTAAAGTACCTCCGAAGTCAGCTTTACCTTTTCAGTATAAATGCCCCCTATCAGAATTAAAACGCATTGCTATTTTACCATTGGGCGATCGCTGTGCCGTCAGAATGTTGTTACATAAAATTCAGTATGATGGACCTGCTTATCCTTTCGATTTAACTCGTACCACTAATTTAAGTGATGTGGCGGACATTATTGACACAGGTTTTGAAGATATGTGGAATCCTGAATATCTCCACTATAATGACGAGCATGGTCGAATATATCACAGTAAATGGACAGGATTATCTTTTGCCCATGAAGTAGAAAATACAGATGACCCCATTAATGATATGACTCCCGTATTCAAGAGAATGAAAAAACGTTATCAGGGGCGATCGCACCGTTTTTGGGCTACTATTGATAAGTGTGATGAAGTGCTTTTTATTCGTACTGGTAGAGCAGATAGAGAACAAGTCATCGATATAATGGGCAAATTAAAGGAAAAATGTCAGGGAAAAACCTTTCGTTTATTAATAATGTCGGAACAAGATTCTCAGGAGTTTTCCGATTTAGAAGGAGTTTTACACGAAAATATCTATTACAATCCCGATTGGATGTATGATAATCATGATTATTGGTGGGAATGTTCACAAAAGATGCGATCGCTTCTTGACTCTTTAGGTGTCACCAGTAAAAACCTCTTTTGGTGTACCATTTAGTAATTTACAAAGATGTCGAAAACAAGGAAAGAGGAAAAAGTAACAATAATTTACAAAAAATGTATGTTTATTGATTTTCTTCTTTTTATATAGACTCATAGCAGAAATCAGGTAACAGACAACAATAAAAAAAATCGACGAATGTGAGTACTTCACCTTTATAACTAAGTGCTAGAAAGAGAAAACCTGCTACCTGAAACCTACTACCTGAAACCTACCCCAATTTGACATGACAAGGTAAGTGCATAATGTTAGCAATTAATTTCCCGCTCTGTACTCGTCTTGTCCACGAATCTCATGGGCAGGTATAAAAGACTTCTGTAACCAACACTTCTCTAAAATTCTAATCTTGTAAATATACCAAAATCTACTCGGCTTCCAAACGGAATATTCTTCTTCTGTGGGAGTAATAGATTGATTAAGATAACTCCAAACCGCATGAGTAACTCTGCGAAAACTATACATCATGGTACATACCTCCTTATTTGATGAATCCAGAAATTAATTTTTGTTTCGATTCACGACCTCATCACCAAAGTGCTTTTACATAATAATTTGGCAAATATTCTCAATGTGAGACAACAAGGAAAATTAGTCAAAAAAAAGCCATTTAGTGGAAAAACAAGAATATTCACACTTAATACTCCTAATTTCAGTATGCCCAAAATTTATTATTAGTTGACAATTTAGTTAAATATCTCAACATTTCGAGTTCGGAGTTATTATTCTCTATTTAACCTGAGTTTTGGATAAGCTGAAAGCATCTCAACTCGTAGTCAGAAAACCTTATAGCTTCTTCTTAGAAATAACGATAAAATTGCCTTAACCCGAACTGACTTAAACAAGGGGCTTAAGCCCCTTGCTAAAAACCCCTAACACCTGCAACCTGCAACCTGACACCTGAAACCTACCCTCACCCAATATTATTAAACCGAACTGAGGTTATTTACTATTTACCTTTGTCCTTTGCCCCTTGCCCTTTTTACTTTAATCCCGACTATTTTAGTCGGATATATTTGCCAACAAATTTTATTGCTGTTATACTTTTGAAAAAGCAATCATTTTAAAGATCAATTTTCAGATTTATCACTCGTAAAGCACAGGAGAGTAAAAAATGACACAAGCGATCGCACGTACCACAGACAATAAATTAAAACCCACTTTCACCAAATTAGTATCTAAAGAAGGAAGTGCAGAATACCCTCTCAAAGCGATTCATATTTGTGAGGAAACCTTTGCACCCCTAGAAGTAGCCTACGACTATGATGCCATCAAAGCTCAAGTAAGTCGTGAATCCATCGCCGCCGGACCTAATTCCATTTGGCGTTACAAAGCATTTTTACCCGTAGAAAGTGAGAATCCTATTGATGTGGGTACAGGTATGACTCCTTTGGTCAAATCCACCCGCTTGGCTCGTCGTTTAGGTCTGAAAAATCTTTATATTAAAAATGATGCTGTTAATATGCCTACCCTCAGCTTTAAGGATAGAGTCGTTTCCGTGGCTCTAACCCGTGCTAGAGAGTTAGGTTTTACCACCGTTTCCTGTGCTAGTACTGGTAATTTAGC
This is a stretch of genomic DNA from Cyanobacterium aponinum PCC 10605. It encodes these proteins:
- a CDS encoding Na(+)/H(+) antiporter subunit B, which translates into the protein MKILYIIASLAMFIKILVMPNTMAELSEMSIVEMVVEDTGVPNAVSGIIFRNRLYDTIFEVIVFTIAILGVGFLLSNEQPTTVVYQFTDQPSIVLARLGATITALVTTELAIRGHLSPGGGFAAGVAGGTAIGLIAITSSSQTMEKVYKRFSAATLEKVSVLLFIILAIATLTGIELPHGNLGYLISGGSIPLLNIIVALKVALGSWAAILLFVRYRGLF
- a CDS encoding DUF4040 domain-containing protein, which encodes MDNLYIYLIMALLPISALMLMIQVNPYQALVIRGILGAIAVLSYIILGAADVALTEGLMGTMLGVALYIIAVRSSFVMRLGVIQEDKKNTEKDPNFDNIKNQIKQVINNFYLRLELVYYSEQELLKNSFNDKKIHGYILTSNQLDKKYLLNIRTKRLFDILQQGIKSEQLLIGYQMDIKENQDQYLEYVKNNAN
- a CDS encoding monovalent cation/H(+) antiporter subunit G, with product MDFLTYFFMVIGLVFWLWGTIQILDKRSVLYKLHSLSVADTLGSILIVFALALKIPSELPLLILAIISLTLWNTMLGYVLAYCSRNQEGKKLNG
- a CDS encoding Na+/H+ antiporter subunit E, giving the protein MILHLIFRLGIWFLLTSDLSPANIMIGVAIAFILPKPRIGLADIKEWLKILAKMLIVFPQAYWEALEIMLFPHRYEGLNMEKVPAGRSPLLIFLDIFFITFTPKTVVVKYHKEGWYEVHRIDRKQLLTD
- a CDS encoding Crp/Fnr family transcriptional regulator; this encodes METQEFSDTFSLFHNLNTETLEWVLSMTENESYSANEVIISEDNWGKAIYLIVSGWVKLENIYHHQESITVEVTGKGGLVGEAGILDSVNTNSRITCISDVELLSISAQRFLQILYRDTQIQNRLLKMMVKRVAEYQKYCQFHRQTPKVRLTTILISLADRYGKATEKGIKLFNFGRKDLADLAQLSLEELDYIVEKLETKGLLVVESETNSLFLPNIKQLHHIIGKLGNE
- a CDS encoding DUF1796 family putative cysteine peptidase, which codes for MYRFQVSAHTNMGESIALLGSTAELGSWSISNCIPLQTKSDRYPLWWADVDIPYTDSKIEYKYLKFSAEGEVIWESLGNDNRWIPLEKEAKEATLIVEDGWFGHLQPYPYGYWEKPLIQNPPLKDKNGLRILVIGSSVAMGCSAWLLKGWAELLKETLADKYGHQLINVSELGASVSTTIKRFESVVIPQKPDIVIIALSLGNEGFAYCQPHERKALQQRFESGLQRLIQMTKEIGAIPMLGSVYPHGEYSAEHNWFLYDTHSRMLSWDVPVLDWLTELNDGNGRFAEGLSFDVAHPNSEGHRVMFSAINVPIFDLNKEEAGKKKLSLKPIDVCLFDDQKGFKIAWREKNNSLLFTNNSKVDFQINPYRLELQDCLQNNQLLEKGIYLANTRRVANFSLWLGEKKTIDTIVNIPPSHALEYLPLSAFFSPDKSEVLFYDGSLGILKIDENNLYLINESEHEYNVQPMWKEVSEALRDMKQGVYDDLLHPDIPFRRMMLGETGLESRIKVPPKSALPFQYKCPLSELKRIAILPLGDRCAVRMLLHKIQYDGPAYPFDLTRTTNLSDVADIIDTGFEDMWNPEYLHYNDEHGRIYHSKWTGLSFAHEVENTDDPINDMTPVFKRMKKRYQGRSHRFWATIDKCDEVLFIRTGRADREQVIDIMGKLKEKCQGKTFRLLIMSEQDSQEFSDLEGVLHENIYYNPDWMYDNHDYWWECSQKMRSLLDSLGVTSKNLFWCTI